A stretch of the Candidatus Limnocylindrales bacterium genome encodes the following:
- a CDS encoding Rrf2 family transcriptional regulator has translation MRLTDYTDYGLRVLVYLGTTGDRLVTIDEIAGHSGISRNHLMKIVHRLGQLGYVATVRGKNGGVRLGAPPAKIKVGDVVRDLEEELGTMTADAPKKGPALQPADAVRAVLQDAFAAFARVLDDTSLADLVEPCLGRRSRGTR, from the coding sequence ATGCGCCTGACCGATTACACCGACTACGGCCTTCGCGTCCTCGTGTACCTCGGCACCACCGGCGACCGTCTCGTCACCATCGATGAGATCGCCGGGCACTCCGGGATCTCGCGCAACCACCTGATGAAGATCGTGCACCGGCTCGGCCAGCTCGGCTACGTCGCCACCGTGCGCGGCAAGAACGGTGGCGTGCGCCTCGGCGCGCCTCCCGCGAAGATCAAGGTCGGCGACGTCGTTCGCGATCTCGAAGAAGAGCTCGGCACCATGACGGCCGATGCTCCGAAAAAAGGCCCGGCGCTGCAGCCGGCCGATGCGGTGCGGGCGGTCCTTCAGGATGCCTTCGCCGCATTCGCGCGCGTGCTCGACGACACGAGCCTGGCGGATCTGGTCGAGCCCTGCCTCGGCCGTCGCAGCCGCGGGACCCGATGA
- a CDS encoding nitronate monooxygenase, with product MRTKVTEMLGIDFPIFAFTHCRDVVAAVTNAGGMGVLGAVAHTPEQLDVDLKWIREQTKGRPFGVDLLIPRKYVGSEEGGITPGSLRQMIPDEHKQWLEELLERYGVPELPPSSDGKREQRGMAGLRVDPKSMAPLIDVSFEHEVRLIASALGSPPAWLVERAHAAGVPVAALAGRLDHAIAHKEAGADIIIAQGTEGGGHTGDIATMVLVPQVVDAVAPIPVLAAGGIATGRQVAAAMCLGAEGVWCGSVWLTTNEAETTPVIREKFLAATSADTLRSRSLTGKPARMLRSPWTDAWEAPDAPDTLPMPLQSVLIAEAQRRIHRVAHQPDSGARQLVTYFVGQCVGQMNTPMPARRVVADMIEEFVSVMERMNELTSE from the coding sequence ATGCGAACGAAAGTCACCGAGATGCTGGGGATCGACTTCCCGATCTTCGCCTTCACCCACTGCCGCGACGTCGTCGCCGCCGTCACAAACGCCGGCGGCATGGGCGTGCTCGGCGCCGTCGCGCACACGCCCGAGCAGCTCGACGTCGACCTGAAGTGGATTCGTGAGCAGACCAAAGGGCGTCCCTTCGGCGTCGACCTGCTGATCCCGCGCAAGTACGTCGGCTCCGAGGAAGGCGGCATCACTCCCGGCAGCCTGCGCCAGATGATTCCCGACGAGCACAAGCAGTGGCTCGAGGAGCTGCTGGAGCGCTACGGCGTGCCCGAGCTTCCGCCCTCGAGCGACGGCAAGCGCGAGCAGCGCGGCATGGCCGGTCTGCGCGTCGACCCCAAGAGCATGGCGCCGCTCATCGACGTATCGTTCGAGCACGAGGTCCGGCTCATCGCATCGGCGCTCGGATCGCCGCCGGCATGGCTGGTCGAACGCGCGCACGCCGCAGGAGTTCCGGTGGCGGCGCTGGCCGGCCGCCTCGACCACGCCATCGCGCACAAGGAGGCCGGCGCCGACATCATCATTGCGCAGGGCACCGAGGGCGGCGGGCACACCGGCGACATCGCGACGATGGTCCTCGTGCCGCAGGTCGTCGATGCCGTCGCTCCCATCCCCGTGCTCGCCGCAGGCGGCATCGCCACCGGACGCCAGGTCGCCGCGGCGATGTGCCTGGGCGCCGAAGGCGTCTGGTGCGGGTCGGTGTGGCTGACGACCAACGAAGCCGAGACGACGCCGGTGATTCGCGAGAAGTTCCTGGCGGCCACCTCCGCCGACACGCTGCGCTCGCGCTCGCTGACGGGAAAGCCGGCTCGAATGCTGCGCTCGCCGTGGACGGACGCGTGGGAGGCGCCCGATGCGCCGGACACGCTTCCGATGCCTCTGCAGAGCGTGCTCATCGCCGAGGCGCAGCGGCGCATCCACCGCGTCGCGCATCAGCCGGACTCGGGCGCGCGCCAGCTCGTCACCTACTTCGTGGGCCAGTGCGTGGGACAGATGAACACGCCGATGCCGGCGCGGCGAGTGGTGGCCGACATGATCGAAGAGTTCGTCAGCGTCATGGAGCGCATGAACGAGCTGACCTCGGAGTAG
- a CDS encoding MFS transporter: MSSAVRAAYAAPAFALAAIGIPVYVHLPKFYTDVVGVPVGTLGALLMAARLLDGLLDPTIGALSDATRTRWGRRRPYVIGAAIPLAAALYLLFTPPLGSPALAPWWFGIWLFAVFVLWTLVVVPYESLGPELTYDYDQRTSLLALRDGALLLGTLVAAASPTAAAALVQMPPGPAAEAARFRLVALSYGPLIVAACLWCVWSVRERQDSKPPRRQRLRATWRDMLANRPFLILLSSYAVAALGSNLPATLVLFYVEYVLQSPSADYFMLLYLVTGIACLPMWVAVSKRFDKKHAWLTATAVNTAAFSGVYFLGPGDAAVYAALVFVSGIGFGATIALPSSMQADVIDYDELLSGRRREGSYLGVWAVARKMSAAIGVGVGLHVLDLAGYVPNAEQTPHVRDVLVALYALVPCACNAAGFAIALAYPIGRREHAAIRAAVDRRALGHPVCDPLSPDRVLGGPQPCPSS, translated from the coding sequence ATGTCGTCAGCGGTGCGCGCGGCGTACGCCGCGCCGGCCTTCGCGCTGGCCGCCATCGGCATTCCCGTCTACGTCCACCTTCCCAAGTTCTACACGGACGTCGTCGGCGTGCCGGTGGGAACGCTCGGCGCGCTGCTGATGGCCGCGCGCCTGCTCGACGGCCTGCTCGACCCGACGATCGGAGCGCTCAGCGATGCCACGCGCACGCGCTGGGGGCGGCGCCGCCCGTACGTGATCGGTGCGGCCATCCCGCTCGCGGCAGCGCTGTATCTGCTGTTCACCCCGCCCCTGGGCTCGCCGGCGCTGGCGCCGTGGTGGTTCGGCATCTGGCTGTTCGCGGTGTTCGTGCTGTGGACGCTGGTGGTGGTGCCCTACGAGTCGCTCGGGCCGGAGCTGACCTACGACTACGACCAGAGGACCTCGCTGCTGGCGCTGCGCGACGGCGCGCTTCTGCTGGGAACGCTGGTCGCGGCCGCCTCGCCCACCGCCGCCGCCGCTCTCGTGCAGATGCCGCCGGGACCCGCTGCCGAGGCCGCGCGTTTCCGCCTGGTCGCGCTGTCGTACGGACCGCTCATCGTGGCCGCCTGTCTGTGGTGCGTATGGAGCGTGCGCGAGCGGCAGGACTCGAAGCCGCCGCGCCGCCAGCGGCTGCGCGCGACCTGGCGCGACATGCTGGCCAACCGTCCGTTCCTGATCCTGCTGTCGTCGTATGCGGTGGCCGCGCTCGGCAGCAACCTGCCGGCCACGCTGGTGCTGTTCTATGTCGAGTACGTGCTGCAGTCGCCGTCAGCCGACTACTTCATGCTCCTCTACCTGGTCACCGGCATCGCCTGCCTGCCGATGTGGGTGGCGGTATCGAAGCGCTTCGACAAGAAGCACGCCTGGCTGACCGCCACCGCCGTCAACACGGCCGCATTCTCCGGTGTCTACTTCCTCGGCCCCGGCGATGCGGCGGTCTATGCGGCGCTCGTCTTCGTCTCGGGCATCGGCTTCGGCGCCACCATCGCCCTGCCCTCTTCGATGCAGGCGGACGTCATCGACTACGACGAGCTGCTCTCGGGCCGCCGGCGCGAAGGCAGCTATCTGGGCGTGTGGGCGGTGGCGCGCAAGATGTCGGCGGCGATCGGCGTGGGCGTCGGCCTGCACGTTCTCGACCTGGCCGGCTATGTTCCCAACGCCGAGCAGACGCCGCACGTGCGCGACGTGCTGGTCGCGCTGTACGCGCTCGTGCCGTGCGCGTGCAACGCCGCCGGTTTCGCGATCGCGCTTGCCTACCCCATCGGCCGGCGCGAGCATGCGGCCATTCGCGCGGCCGTGGATCGGCGCGCTCTCGGACATCCGGTGTGCGATCCGCTCTCTCCGGACCGCGTGCTCGGCGGGCCGCAGCCGTGTCCGAGCAGTTGA
- a CDS encoding DUF523 and DUF1722 domain-containing protein: MPRSRASAPPQRPATPAHDDGDILVGVSTCLLGEHVRYDGGHKHDRYVTGVLGRYFRLVPVCPEVEAGMGVPREPVRLVRDGGRLRMLGVTSGCDHTRRMQLYARRRVAELDAMGLSGYVLKQGSPSCGMKRVRAYTTAGAPSAPSSGLFAAALLDAMPTLPLEEEGRLEDPGLRENFVERVFAHRRLQRALAPGWKIADLVELHARETLLLASHGSAAEKELGRLVAGARNMNRGQARDLYKRSFMRALARPATRARHVKVLQHVLAYFGDRIDAPARRAVASVIEDYRRARVPLLVPLAIVRHYADVCGIDSLARQTYLDPHPKELMLRNHV; encoded by the coding sequence GTGCCACGCTCCCGCGCCAGCGCGCCGCCGCAGCGGCCGGCGACTCCGGCTCATGATGACGGCGACATCCTCGTCGGCGTCTCCACCTGTCTTCTCGGCGAGCACGTCCGCTACGACGGCGGCCACAAGCACGACCGCTACGTCACCGGCGTGCTCGGCCGGTACTTCCGGTTGGTCCCGGTGTGTCCGGAAGTCGAAGCCGGCATGGGCGTGCCGCGCGAGCCGGTGCGCCTGGTTCGCGACGGCGGCCGGCTTCGGATGCTCGGCGTGACCAGCGGCTGCGACCACACCCGGCGCATGCAGCTCTACGCCCGCCGCCGCGTCGCCGAGCTCGACGCGATGGGCCTGTCCGGCTACGTCCTGAAGCAGGGCTCGCCTTCCTGCGGCATGAAGCGGGTTCGTGCGTACACGACGGCGGGCGCGCCTTCGGCGCCGTCGAGCGGCCTGTTCGCTGCTGCTCTTCTGGATGCGATGCCGACTCTGCCCCTGGAAGAAGAGGGCCGTCTCGAAGATCCCGGCCTGCGCGAAAACTTCGTCGAACGCGTGTTCGCACACCGTCGCCTGCAGCGGGCGCTCGCCCCGGGTTGGAAGATCGCCGACCTCGTCGAGCTCCATGCGCGCGAAACGCTGCTGCTGGCGTCGCATGGCTCCGCCGCCGAGAAGGAACTGGGGCGGCTCGTTGCCGGAGCGCGCAATATGAACCGCGGTCAGGCGCGGGATCTATACAAACGCTCGTTCATGCGGGCGCTGGCACGGCCGGCGACGCGCGCCCGGCACGTCAAGGTTTTGCAGCATGTTCTCGCGTACTTCGGCGACCGCATCGATGCGCCGGCGCGCCGCGCCGTCGCGAGCGTGATCGAGGACTATCGCCGCGCCCGCGTTCCGCTGCTCGTTCCTCTCGCGATCGTGCGCCATTACGCCGATGTGTGCGGCATCGATTCCCTCGCGCGTCAGACCTATCTCGATCCGCATCCGAAGGAGCTCATGCTTCGCAATCATGTCTGA
- a CDS encoding acyltransferase, giving the protein MYRFLPAPVLGALTLAAIVLNTILISIPYFSVAIVKFVVPVAAWRHFWTVPLVWVAELWIRINNLILDATQPTQWDFRGLDDPRLSRKGRYLVTSNHQTWADILVLQRLLIDHVPFLRFFIKQELIWVPILGLAWWAADMPFMKRYSKAKLARHPELAGKDLETTRKACEHFRRGPISIMNFIEGTRFTRQKHDGQESPYVHLLKPKAGGVAAVLDALSGDLGTLVNVTIVYPGARPNLWDFVCGRVSRVICETTVEDIPADLHGRDYTADDIHRERMQIWIRELWARKDQRFTQLEAESAGSRPSSRRQRRAA; this is encoded by the coding sequence ATGTATAGATTCCTTCCCGCTCCCGTTCTCGGCGCCCTGACCCTGGCGGCCATCGTCCTCAACACGATCCTGATATCCATTCCCTATTTCAGCGTCGCGATCGTGAAGTTCGTCGTGCCGGTTGCCGCATGGCGGCATTTCTGGACGGTGCCGCTGGTATGGGTGGCCGAGCTGTGGATTCGCATCAACAATCTCATCCTGGATGCGACGCAGCCGACGCAGTGGGATTTTCGCGGCCTGGACGATCCGCGGCTGTCGCGCAAGGGCCGCTATCTGGTCACCAGCAATCACCAGACCTGGGCCGACATTCTGGTGCTGCAGCGCCTGCTCATCGACCACGTTCCGTTTCTGCGCTTCTTCATCAAGCAGGAACTGATCTGGGTCCCGATCCTGGGGCTGGCATGGTGGGCGGCCGACATGCCGTTCATGAAGCGATACTCCAAGGCCAAGCTGGCCAGGCATCCAGAGCTTGCCGGAAAGGACCTCGAGACCACGCGCAAGGCGTGCGAGCACTTCCGCCGCGGGCCGATCTCGATCATGAACTTCATCGAGGGCACGCGCTTCACACGCCAGAAGCACGACGGCCAGGAGTCGCCGTACGTGCATCTGCTCAAGCCCAAGGCCGGCGGCGTGGCGGCGGTCCTGGACGCTCTCTCGGGCGACCTCGGCACCCTGGTCAACGTGACCATCGTCTATCCGGGCGCGCGGCCGAACCTGTGGGACTTCGTGTGCGGCAGGGTTTCCAGGGTGATCTGTGAAACGACCGTCGAGGACATCCCCGCCGATCTCCACGGCCGCGACTACACCGCCGACGACATCCACCGCGAGCGCATGCAGATCTGGATCCGCGAGCTGTGGGCCCGCAAGGACCAGCGCTTCACGCAGCTCGAAGCCGAGTCTGCGGGTTCCCGACCGTCCTCGCGCCGCCAGCGCCGCGCCGCCTGA
- a CDS encoding MipA/OmpV family protein encodes MRLCLRRAGASSALLLLLPLTLPMAVLAQVESPVAPDTGRQAAKEAHVEMRPKWELGVGSVFYTQPDYIGSDEYRFRIIPFPWIVYRGDRFRADRESIQTKIFGTDRIRFDISTSGQIAVDSDDNDRRHGMPDLDWMFQIGPSLTIHLLRSDDGNSALEIDIPLRPAFAIAFDHFKYEGLVASPQIEYKLSRGPYQFTGQAGLEFQDSEYNDFFYGVDHRFVTPDRRQYDGKTGYGGVRVAAGVARYFFDRFYVGVFTRYYNLEGAAFENSPLTGSTHAFVGGVALGVVLTKSDEMVPVTAAEPKTKELGSPGTLMPAHDDTLSEPPPQQ; translated from the coding sequence ATGCGACTTTGCCTACGCCGCGCCGGCGCATCGTCCGCCCTCCTTCTCCTCCTGCCGTTGACGCTGCCCATGGCCGTGCTGGCGCAAGTGGAATCGCCGGTCGCCCCCGACACCGGGCGGCAGGCGGCCAAGGAAGCGCACGTCGAGATGCGTCCGAAATGGGAGCTCGGCGTCGGCAGCGTCTTCTACACGCAGCCCGACTACATCGGCTCGGACGAGTATCGCTTCCGCATCATCCCGTTTCCGTGGATCGTCTACCGCGGCGACCGTTTCCGGGCCGACCGCGAGTCGATCCAGACGAAGATCTTCGGCACCGACCGCATCCGCTTCGACATCTCCACCAGCGGCCAGATCGCGGTCGACAGCGACGACAACGACCGCCGCCATGGGATGCCCGACCTGGACTGGATGTTCCAGATCGGCCCGTCGCTGACGATCCATCTCCTGCGCAGCGACGACGGCAACTCGGCGCTCGAGATCGACATCCCGCTGCGCCCCGCCTTCGCCATCGCCTTCGACCACTTCAAGTATGAAGGGCTCGTGGCCAGCCCGCAGATCGAGTACAAGCTCAGCCGCGGCCCCTACCAGTTCACCGGCCAGGCCGGGCTGGAATTCCAGGACAGCGAGTACAACGACTTCTTCTACGGCGTCGATCACCGCTTCGTGACGCCCGACCGGCGCCAGTACGACGGCAAGACCGGCTACGGCGGCGTGCGCGTGGCTGCCGGCGTGGCCCGCTACTTCTTCGACCGCTTCTACGTCGGCGTCTTCACGCGCTACTACAACCTGGAAGGGGCGGCCTTCGAGAACAGCCCGCTGACCGGATCCACGCACGCGTTCGTCGGCGGCGTCGCCCTCGGCGTGGTGCTGACGAAATCGGACGAGATGGTGCCGGTGACGGCGGCCGAGCCCAAGACCAAGGAGCTCGGCAGCCCCGGCACACTGATGCCGGCGCACGACGACACCCTGAGCGAGCCTCCACCCCAGCAATGA
- a CDS encoding beta-ketoacyl-ACP synthase: MTRTVQPCRLSALGMVSALGTGPAETWPRLIAGDTSRLVRRADLVPEQELIIGMCAEPLPPVPEGLREFDCRNNRLLLAALDQIVQPIVGAIARYGRARVAVVAGTSTAGVADAEEAIRHQVRTGNLPERFRYAQLEFGGTSDFIAAYLGTTGPAYTLSTACSSGARALASARSLLAMGMADAVVCGAADTLCGVTANGFSSLGVVAPELTNPCSANRRGLTLGEAAAFFLVTREEGGVQLSGVGESSEAHHMSSPDPEGSGARAAMQAALADAGVSAADIAYLNLHGTGTSINDAMESRAVSEVLGPSVPVSSTKSLVGHTLGAAGAIEAAFCWQVLDAFDGGELALPPHRWDGVPDPDLPALDLVEPGRRVAAGKVARVMTNSFGFGGNNCTLILERRVA; encoded by the coding sequence ATGACGCGCACGGTCCAGCCTTGCCGCCTCTCCGCGCTCGGCATGGTGAGCGCGCTCGGCACGGGTCCGGCCGAAACCTGGCCGCGCCTGATCGCCGGCGACACGTCGCGGCTGGTGCGGCGCGCCGATCTGGTCCCGGAGCAGGAGCTCATCATCGGCATGTGCGCGGAGCCGCTGCCGCCGGTGCCCGAGGGCCTGCGCGAGTTCGACTGCCGCAACAACCGGCTGCTGCTGGCCGCGCTCGACCAGATCGTGCAGCCCATCGTCGGCGCCATTGCCAGGTATGGCCGCGCGCGCGTCGCCGTCGTGGCCGGCACCAGCACCGCCGGCGTAGCCGATGCCGAAGAAGCCATCCGTCACCAGGTTCGCACGGGCAACCTTCCGGAGCGCTTCCGTTACGCGCAGCTCGAGTTCGGCGGCACCTCCGACTTCATCGCGGCCTACCTCGGCACCACCGGTCCGGCCTACACGCTCTCCACCGCATGCTCCTCGGGCGCACGCGCACTTGCCTCGGCGCGCTCGCTGCTGGCGATGGGAATGGCGGATGCGGTCGTGTGCGGCGCCGCCGACACGCTCTGCGGCGTCACCGCCAACGGCTTCAGCTCCCTCGGCGTCGTCGCGCCCGAGCTGACCAACCCCTGCAGCGCCAATCGCCGCGGCCTGACGCTCGGAGAAGCCGCGGCGTTCTTCCTGGTGACGCGCGAGGAGGGCGGCGTGCAGTTGAGCGGCGTCGGCGAATCGAGCGAAGCCCACCACATGTCGTCGCCCGATCCGGAAGGGTCCGGCGCGCGTGCGGCCATGCAAGCCGCTCTGGCCGACGCCGGAGTGTCGGCCGCCGACATTGCCTACCTGAACCTGCACGGCACCGGCACCTCCATCAATGATGCGATGGAATCGCGCGCCGTCTCCGAGGTGCTCGGGCCTTCGGTCCCGGTCAGCTCCACCAAGTCGCTGGTCGGGCACACGCTCGGTGCCGCCGGCGCCATCGAAGCCGCGTTCTGCTGGCAGGTGCTGGATGCGTTCGACGGGGGCGAGCTGGCGCTGCCGCCGCATCGCTGGGACGGCGTGCCCGATCCGGACCTTCCCGCTCTCGATCTGGTCGAGCCGGGCCGGCGCGTGGCCGCCGGCAAGGTCGCGCGCGTGATGACCAACTCCTTCGGCTTCGGCGGCAACAACTGTACGCTCATCCTGGAGCGGCGCGTGGCGTAG
- a CDS encoding beta-ketoacyl synthase chain length factor, with protein sequence MVLQHWAAWAPGLSSRQQWAQWAQSPHPLTSKEVADAAFLPAMLRRRCTPLSRAMLAAAYGCAEAVDLSTVRSVFASRHGSINESVPLFHNIAHGERMSPSRFTHTVHNAQSGLFSIAAGNRMASSAMSARAETFACGFLEAATHLHREPARPVLLVVGDVALSETFAPLVEEPDAAYAVAVLLASSGEGTALKFDVRGEDEAPPPLRPVAEADAVARGWPDAAEFVRWLHGSDAELVLRGSGRSWRWRR encoded by the coding sequence TTGGTCCTTCAGCATTGGGCGGCGTGGGCGCCGGGGCTGTCCAGCCGCCAGCAGTGGGCGCAGTGGGCGCAGTCGCCGCACCCGCTGACGAGCAAGGAGGTTGCCGACGCCGCCTTCCTTCCGGCCATGCTGCGACGTCGCTGCACTCCGCTCTCGCGCGCGATGCTGGCGGCTGCGTACGGCTGCGCCGAAGCCGTCGATCTCTCCACCGTGCGCAGCGTGTTCGCCTCGCGCCACGGCAGCATCAACGAGTCGGTCCCGCTGTTCCACAACATCGCGCACGGCGAGCGCATGTCGCCGTCCCGCTTCACGCACACCGTGCACAATGCACAGTCGGGCCTGTTCTCCATCGCCGCCGGCAATCGCATGGCTTCCAGCGCGATGTCGGCCCGCGCCGAGACCTTCGCGTGCGGCTTCCTCGAGGCCGCCACGCACCTGCACCGCGAGCCGGCGCGGCCGGTGCTGCTCGTCGTCGGTGACGTGGCGCTGTCGGAGACGTTCGCGCCGCTGGTCGAGGAGCCGGACGCGGCCTATGCGGTGGCGGTGCTGCTGGCCAGCAGTGGCGAGGGCACGGCGCTGAAGTTCGACGTGCGCGGCGAGGACGAAGCGCCGCCGCCGCTGCGGCCCGTGGCCGAGGCCGATGCCGTCGCGCGCGGCTGGCCCGATGCCGCCGAGTTCGTGCGCTGGCTGCATGGCAGCGACGCCGAGCTGGTGCTGCGCGGCAGCGGCCGCAGCTGGCGCTGGCGCCGGTAG
- a CDS encoding amino acid permease: MSDRHPRDRLQRQLTLSDATLLVVSSVIGVGIFLTPGAVADALPHPAAFLLAWLVGGLLSLSGALANAELGAMYPHAGGNYVYLREAWHPAAGFVAGWLSFFVIYAGTIATLAVGFAEGMANFVVLDETGRTAVAVAMTAAASAVNYRGVRLGATVNNVTAVAKIAALLALAVVGPALGGGDADNLALVPPGDARVSLASFGLALSPVLFSYLGWNASVFVASEIRTPARNVPRSLFLGLGICIGIYLLVNVAYLYALPIEQMRGLVRSGEAAARVLFGEAGAAMTSALILASILSCLNATILVGPRIVYAMALDGLLPSAMSRVHPRYATPHVAVLAQAITAIVLIVLLRRFPSVLDYTTFAIVLATMADTAALYALRRKQPHHARPYRAWGYPVLPALYLLANAAVAGVMLWGRPLECLSALAVASTAVPAYLLMRRRSARA, from the coding sequence ATGTCCGACCGACATCCGCGCGACCGACTGCAGCGTCAGCTGACTCTGTCCGATGCGACGCTGCTGGTGGTCTCCTCCGTCATCGGCGTGGGCATCTTCCTTACGCCAGGCGCCGTGGCCGATGCGCTGCCTCATCCCGCCGCGTTCCTGCTCGCGTGGCTGGTCGGCGGCCTGCTCTCGCTCAGCGGCGCGCTGGCCAATGCCGAGCTCGGAGCCATGTACCCGCATGCCGGCGGCAACTACGTCTATCTTCGCGAGGCGTGGCATCCGGCCGCCGGCTTCGTCGCCGGATGGCTTTCTTTTTTCGTCATCTATGCCGGGACCATCGCCACTCTGGCCGTCGGCTTCGCCGAAGGAATGGCCAACTTCGTCGTGCTCGACGAGACTGGTCGCACGGCGGTAGCCGTGGCGATGACGGCGGCCGCCAGCGCCGTCAACTACCGCGGCGTCAGGCTCGGTGCGACGGTCAACAACGTCACTGCGGTCGCCAAGATCGCCGCGCTGCTGGCGCTGGCGGTCGTGGGGCCTGCTCTCGGCGGCGGCGACGCCGACAATCTCGCGCTGGTGCCGCCCGGCGACGCGAGGGTGTCGCTGGCATCGTTCGGCCTGGCGCTGTCACCGGTGCTCTTCAGCTATCTCGGCTGGAACGCCTCGGTGTTCGTGGCCAGCGAGATTCGCACGCCGGCGCGCAACGTCCCGCGATCGCTGTTCCTCGGGCTCGGCATCTGCATCGGCATCTATCTGCTCGTCAACGTCGCCTATCTGTACGCGCTGCCGATCGAGCAGATGCGAGGGCTGGTGCGATCGGGCGAGGCGGCGGCGCGCGTGCTCTTCGGGGAGGCCGGGGCGGCAATGACGTCGGCCCTCATCCTCGCCTCCATCCTGAGCTGTCTCAATGCGACGATCCTGGTCGGCCCTCGCATCGTCTACGCGATGGCGCTCGACGGCCTGCTGCCCTCGGCCATGTCGCGCGTCCACCCGCGCTATGCCACGCCGCACGTGGCGGTGCTGGCGCAGGCGATCACGGCTATCGTGCTCATCGTCCTGCTTCGCCGCTTCCCCAGCGTTCTCGATTACACCACCTTTGCCATCGTGCTGGCGACGATGGCCGATACGGCGGCGCTGTATGCGCTGCGCAGGAAGCAGCCGCATCACGCGCGGCCCTATCGCGCGTGGGGCTATCCGGTGCTGCCGGCGCTGTATCTGCTCGCCAACGCAGCGGTTGCGGGCGTGATGCTGTGGGGACGGCCGCTCGAGTGCCTGTCGGCACTGGCCGTGGCGTCGACCGCCGTGCCGGCCTACCTGCTCATGCGGCGCCGCAGTGCGCGAGCCTGA